The sequence AACAGATTGGATAAAAATCTGATACCAAGCATTAATTTAATTCTACCTTATGTTTCTCCGAATTTTATTAAGAACACATCAAAGGATAATATATATAATCTGTCGGAAGTTTGCCTTAAAAATACTTATGAAATTCTTGAAAAAGTTGAAGAAGTTTATCAAGATATAAATAAGAAAAACTTAACATTAAAAAGGTTAAAAGAAGTAATACAGACACCCAGATGCCCAGATATAGGGATTAATATGGACTATGATATGAATCTTAGTCCTTCAGTATATGTTAAAAGGGACTTAGAACATTTGAACAGGTTAAAAAATATCTTTAAAAGGTAGGAGATTTTAATGTTTAATTATTATAAGTATAAAAATAAATACTTATTTTCAACTTATGAGTATAGTATGTTTAAAAAGGTTTCCCTTGATGAATTTATAGCAAATAAAAATAAATATTACTATTTGAAAAAATCTGATCCTCTCTACTCAAGGAGAAGCTTTTCCGTTTCCCATCCTGATTTTATTTTATCAGAAAGGGAAGATATCGATATAATACTCGACATTAAAGAAGAAAAAGAGTATTCTCTGCCTGAATGGCTTATAAAAGATATCTATAATGGAAATATAATTTCAATTAATACAAATTATCCCCATTGGTCCGAATTATTAGAGGAAAAAAGTCATAACAAATGGAAGGTGAATATCTTAGCCTTAGGAGATGTAGGAAGTACTCTGCTTATCGGTTTGAAACTTTTAGGAGGAGAACTTATCGAAAAAATAGGAATATGTGACAGAAACGAAAATAATAAAATAAGATGGGAATATGAAATGAACCAGGTGCGGAAAGCCTTTTCTAACGAAAAATTTCCTATGGTCAAAGGAATAGATATAGAGAGTTTATTTGATTGTGACATGTTTGTATTTTGTGCATCAAAAGGTGTGCCTCCCACAAACAGCAAAGCGGGCGACGTCAGAATGGTTCAATTCAACGGCAATTCAGCCATTATAAAAGAATATGCCTATATGGCACGGAAAAAACATTTTAAGGGTATATTTGCTGTAATATCAGATCCCGTAGACCTTCTATGCAAAAAAGCATTTCTTGAAAGCAATAAGGATGAATATGGAAATTTAGATTTTGAAGGAATTCCTGCCGATAAAGTCATCGGATACGGGCTGGGCGTTATGAACGGAAGAGCAGCTTTTTATGCCGAAATGGACGAAAAAACAAAACATTTTTTAAATGAAGGAAGAGTTTTTGGCCCTCATGGAGAAGGATTAATAGTAGCGGACAGCATCAAAAATTATAATGAAAATCTGTCTAATCTATTAACGGAAAAAACAAAGAATGCCAATTTAAAAATAAGAAGTTTGGGATATAAGCCATATATTGCTCCCAGTTTGTCTTCAGGTGCACTATCTCTGTTATCAACAATGAGTGGAGATTGGTTTTACGGTTCAACTTATATGGGTGGAGCTTATATCGGAGCAAAATGCAGGCTCATAAACAATAATATTGAAGTAGAAAAATTAAATTTACCTGAACCTCTGTTTAGTAAGATTAAATCCGCTTATGAAAGGTTAGTGAAAATAATATGAATGATTTATTTTTAATTATTCCCGAAAAGCCTTCCTTTATGTTGGAAAAGATGATTCAAGCCGTTATTCAGGATAGAGATCCCGTTATAATCAATGATGAAAACCATGTTTCATCATTAAGGCAGGGAAAGATCATATTTGCTCTTGAAGTCAATAATATAGGATTTAGCAATAATCTTTCAAATATATTTTCTAAACTATATTCTATGGGGAACTCCTCCCTATTTGGCTTCCAGGGAATAGTTTTAACCCATAGTAATACGGAATTGTATACAAGGAGTGCTGCTCAGAATATAATATTCCACGGAAATCAATTAGGTTTAAGATTTATAGGAAGGCCTTTAGTTGAAGCAACAGGAAATTTAGAAAATTTTATTCCTATGAAAAGTATATATAATGATTCTTTGGAAAATATTTGCCTAAATTCTTGCTATGAATTGGGACAAAGGTTTTTCAAAGACAATATCAGCCCTATAAAAAATCCTAAAATATTAATAATTTACTCCAGTAACTGGAGAACTTCCAACAGTCTTCTTCTTTGGAACATGGTTAAAAGAAATTTAAATTCATGTAAAATAAGAGAAATTCACATAGGAAACGGAACAATATATGACTGCAAAGGTTGTCCTTATAAAACTTGTAAACATTACGGCCAGCAAGTAAGCTGCTTTTATGGGGGAATAATAGTTGAAGAGGTCTATCCCGCTCTTCTTCAATCAAACGCAGTGGTATTCATCTGTCCTAATTATAATGACTCCGTTTCGGCTAATATAATGGCTGTTATTAACAGACTAACCGCACTTTTCAGGAGAACAAAATTTTATGATAAAACTTTGTTCTCCATAATTGTATCAGGATATTCAGGAAGCGATATTGTGGCTAAGCAAATTATAAGCAGTTTAAATCTAAACAAGACTTTCAGGCTGCCTCCGTATTTCTCTTTAATGGCTACAGCCAATAACAAAGACTCCATAAAAGACGTGCCCAACATCGAAGAAAAAGCAAAATGCTTTGCCGAAAATATTATGAAAGAAATAAAAAAATAGGAGGACATGGGGACGTTTCGGGACCAGTGAAAAAGTAGCTTTTTTCCCTAATAATTATTCTAATTCAAACAAAATTTATAATACTGACTAAAAATTTTAATGTTTAAGGTAAATATACAAAATTTAGAGGCAGCTATTGCTGCTATCCTCTTTATATTTACCGCTATTGCTGCTAATTTCGATTGCATGGACACACTTAATAGACCATATCCTCTTGCACGATATAGTCCGTGAAATCTTTTGAGTTCTGCATTTTTGCCTTCTATGGAAGCCCTTTTTTTATATTTTTCCAAGTATTCTTCCGTCTTTTGATATTGTGATATTTCATAGAATTCTATAGTATTTAATCCTATCTGTAGTATCTTCCTTGCACTTTTTTTTGCACACTCATCATGTTTTGGGCATCTTTTACATTGTTCCGGTTCAAAATAATATTTATATCCTTCTCTGTCCGGCCTTGATTTCCCCTTTATTTTATAATATTTCTTTTTTACGGTTATATTGCCTTCTCTACACTCCCACTCGTCTGAGTCTTTATTGTATGAAAATTCGCTTTCATCAATTCTATATACCGATTCACTTACAGGTATGTAAGCTTTAGCTTTAATTTCCTCAATACTATTTAAAATTGGTTTCCTAAAATATGCCTTGTCCCCATAAACCTCCTCTATTTTCATTCCGGATTTTAATGTTTGCTCAATCAGTTCATCTGCATATGTTCCATCTACATATGCTCCATCTGCTGTTCTTACTGATGTAATTATTCTTTCATCTGCTGTCATCATAAATTCAGTTTTATATCCATAGAATTCTTGATTCTTACTTTTTCGGCCGACTCTTGCATCTTCATCTATTATGGAACGAACACCTTTCTGATTTAAAAATTTAGGATCTTCTATTATTTCTCTTGCTTTTTCTATAGTTTCTTTTGTTTTTATACTTTCACTGCAATCTTTTCTGATATTCTTTTTAACTTTACTTATTACATTTTCAAGATAATCTTTCATTACAGCCTTTGCTTCAGTATGATCTTCGATTTCTTTATATTTCGGTACTTCGGGAATTTCTTCTAAAACCTGGTTGTTTTCTTTTTCATATGTTTTAATAATTTTTCTTGCTAAATGTTTCATTAACCTCTCTGGAGTCTTTCTTATTGTATTTGCTTCTATATGAGTGGCATCAACGCTTACACTTGTTCCTCCTATTATCCCTTTCTCTACACATTGTCTTACAATTTCTGTGATTATTTCATCTAAAGTAGCTTCTTCCAGTCGTTGAGTTCTAAATTTCGATAATAAACTTTTGTCAGGTAACTCATCTTCCGGATTAATGCCAAGAAAATACATATATCCTAAGTTTAAGTTTGCTTCTTCAATAACCTTTTCATCCGATAATATGTACAAATGTTGAAGAAAAAGCAATTTACACATCATTTCAGGTTCTTTTGCAGGTCTTCCAAAGTTTTTACAATAGCTGTCTTCAAGCAATTTATTGATAAAACTAAAATCTACTACATAATTTATTTTTTTTAGTATATGATTCTCAGAAATTTTATTGTATAATATTGAGTGTAGAGACATTTGTTTTTGAACTTGTCTTAACATGATAAAGCCTCCTCATTTGGTTATGTTTTGTTTGCACTTACATTATACCATATCAGGAGGCTTTTCTTTTATTGTATAAATATCTTATTTTTAATACAATTTTTATTATCAAATGGAGACTTTATCACTGGTCCCGGACGTTTCATTTGTCTTTTTTGTATTTCTATGCCATTTCTTCCGTATTGCTTTATGTTAAAATCAACATATTTAGGGATGAAGACAGATTATTTTTCTATGTATAGCCAAAAAAATTTTATTCTGATATAATGAAAATCTGCTAATGTTAATATAATTCTTCAATAGACTTAATAAGACAGTAAAGAACATGATTTACCGGTGTTGGTATACTAAGCTTTTTCCCCATTTCAACAACAAGTCCTGAAAAATAATCGACTTCCGTTTTCCGTTTTGCCTCAACATCCTGCAGCATAGAAGTTTTCTCTTTAGCAGAAAGCCGGCTTGTTATTGACGCCATAAGTTCTTCAACATCTTTTTCTCTCAGATCAACACCCGATGCTTGGGCGACTTTCAGTACTTCCATCATAGCCTCTTTGTATAGGATAAGATTTGTTTTAACACTTGCCACCTTTTCGTATGATGCTTTGGTTATTGCGGTCACCTGATTTACTCCAACATTTAGCATAAACTTTTTCCACATTGCTCTTATCATGTCAGGAAAAACTTTATTTTTAATTCTCGCTTCATTTAATAATTCTTGCACAGCTTGTACTTCCGGTGCAATTACTGTATTATCACCATTTCCAAATTGAATTTCTCCATACTCTGTACTAAAAACGCCCTTATGTGTTCTAACAGCATTCATATGCGTAGACAGACCATAAAGAACTTTATTATCCGGATATGCTGACAATATTCTGTCTCTGGCAGTAATTCCATTAAGAATGGTGAGTATTATCGTGTTTTCGCCTACAAAATTACGTACATCATCGATTGCTTTATCAAGCTGATAATTTTTTACGCAAAAAATTATCAGATCATATTTAATATCTTTTTTATCAGGTGATAACACCAAAGGATAAAGTGTATTATTATTTAGAGTAATTCCTTTCGACTTAAGCTCTATATTTCGCTTTTCCCCTGCTATAACAGCAAAATCTGACCCATATCTTTTATAAAGAAAACTACCATATACAGTCCCAATTGCCCCCATCCCGATCATTGCAACATTTTTTATTTTCACAATAGTTCACTCCTCAATGTTTATAAATTCCAGTACATCTTATGTTAAGGTTCAACGAGAAGTTGTCAATGGAGTAACGGTCACTGAACAACCATTTCAATACATCCTATGTTAAGGTTCAACAAGCTAAAATGACAAAAATAAAGAAAAAATACTATAAATTTCAATACATCCTATGTTAAGGTTCAACGTTATTTTCTCTGGCTGCTCTGTTATTGTTACTCCATATTTCAATACATCCTATGTTAAGGTTCAACGAAAATCGTAAAAGATACTTTGAGCAAGAAAACAAGATTTCAATACATCCTATGTTAAGGTTCAACAAGGGTACATGACATGGCTAAGTTTCAAATATGCCAATTTCAATACATCCTATGTTAAGGTTCAACAGAGATCATCGGCAGAAGCGCAAGCGCGTTCCCTGCATTTCAATACATCCTATGTTAAGGTTCAACGAGTGTGCAATCAATGGAAATTAAAGATACAATATAATTTCAATACATCCTATGTTA is a genomic window of Acidilutibacter cellobiosedens containing:
- a CDS encoding Rossmann-fold NAD(P)-binding domain-containing protein — protein: MFNYYKYKNKYLFSTYEYSMFKKVSLDEFIANKNKYYYLKKSDPLYSRRSFSVSHPDFILSEREDIDIILDIKEEKEYSLPEWLIKDIYNGNIISINTNYPHWSELLEEKSHNKWKVNILALGDVGSTLLIGLKLLGGELIEKIGICDRNENNKIRWEYEMNQVRKAFSNEKFPMVKGIDIESLFDCDMFVFCASKGVPPTNSKAGDVRMVQFNGNSAIIKEYAYMARKKHFKGIFAVISDPVDLLCKKAFLESNKDEYGNLDFEGIPADKVIGYGLGVMNGRAAFYAEMDEKTKHFLNEGRVFGPHGEGLIVADSIKNYNENLSNLLTEKTKNANLKIRSLGYKPYIAPSLSSGALSLLSTMSGDWFYGSTYMGGAYIGAKCRLINNNIEVEKLNLPEPLFSKIKSAYERLVKII
- a CDS encoding flavodoxin family protein; amino-acid sequence: MNDLFLIIPEKPSFMLEKMIQAVIQDRDPVIINDENHVSSLRQGKIIFALEVNNIGFSNNLSNIFSKLYSMGNSSLFGFQGIVLTHSNTELYTRSAAQNIIFHGNQLGLRFIGRPLVEATGNLENFIPMKSIYNDSLENICLNSCYELGQRFFKDNISPIKNPKILIIYSSNWRTSNSLLLWNMVKRNLNSCKIREIHIGNGTIYDCKGCPYKTCKHYGQQVSCFYGGIIVEEVYPALLQSNAVVFICPNYNDSVSANIMAVINRLTALFRRTKFYDKTLFSIIVSGYSGSDIVAKQIISSLNLNKTFRLPPYFSLMATANNKDSIKDVPNIEEKAKCFAENIMKEIKK
- a CDS encoding IS1182 family transposase; this encodes MLRQVQKQMSLHSILYNKISENHILKKINYVVDFSFINKLLEDSYCKNFGRPAKEPEMMCKLLFLQHLYILSDEKVIEEANLNLGYMYFLGINPEDELPDKSLLSKFRTQRLEEATLDEIITEIVRQCVEKGIIGGTSVSVDATHIEANTIRKTPERLMKHLARKIIKTYEKENNQVLEEIPEVPKYKEIEDHTEAKAVMKDYLENVISKVKKNIRKDCSESIKTKETIEKAREIIEDPKFLNQKGVRSIIDEDARVGRKSKNQEFYGYKTEFMMTADERIITSVRTADGAYVDGTYADELIEQTLKSGMKIEEVYGDKAYFRKPILNSIEEIKAKAYIPVSESVYRIDESEFSYNKDSDEWECREGNITVKKKYYKIKGKSRPDREGYKYYFEPEQCKRCPKHDECAKKSARKILQIGLNTIEFYEISQYQKTEEYLEKYKKRASIEGKNAELKRFHGLYRARGYGLLSVSMQSKLAAIAVNIKRIAAIAASKFCIFTLNIKIFSQYYKFCLN
- a CDS encoding ketopantoate reductase family protein, which encodes MKIKNVAMIGMGAIGTVYGSFLYKRYGSDFAVIAGEKRNIELKSKGITLNNNTLYPLVLSPDKKDIKYDLIIFCVKNYQLDKAIDDVRNFVGENTIILTILNGITARDRILSAYPDNKVLYGLSTHMNAVRTHKGVFSTEYGEIQFGNGDNTVIAPEVQAVQELLNEARIKNKVFPDMIRAMWKKFMLNVGVNQVTAITKASYEKVASVKTNLILYKEAMMEVLKVAQASGVDLREKDVEELMASITSRLSAKEKTSMLQDVEAKRKTEVDYFSGLVVEMGKKLSIPTPVNHVLYCLIKSIEELY